The following coding sequences are from one Paenibacillus sp. JDR-2 window:
- a CDS encoding ABC transporter substrate-binding protein: protein MGIRKKASIGLTSAMAVMLLLSACGSNGGNTAANNNTSSSGNSGSNAKPVELNWYTIGTPQKDVDKVMEAVSEYTKEKIGATVKMTMIDWGDYNQKMQVLTASGADMDIMFTAAWAFDYVQNARKGAFAPIDDLLTQYGKGITDTLNPAFLSGSKVDGKNYGVPANKELPTSEVWRFNKNILDENKLSITDVRSLESLEPLLKTVKQNNPDVTPLQVDKTFTPYIPYDYLIEKFPLAVKLDDASYKIVNVFETPEMKQALETMHKYYLAGYVPTEAATLESSSDVQATGKWFADKATTQPFADNVWSTSYGYPIVSTPMSDALIYNQSVMGSMQAISANSKHKEKAMEFLNLLNTDPVLRNMVDSGIEGTHYKVTDGDYMENLPESKNYDMPTFALGNIMITHLNPGDPADKWEQFKKYNDAGKPAALLGFNFDPTKVSSEIAAVQNAKESFWAPLMTGTVDPEKYLPQAIKKLNDAGLGKIMAEAQTQLDAWKAAQGK from the coding sequence ATGGGAATCCGTAAAAAGGCATCGATCGGCCTGACATCCGCGATGGCCGTCATGCTCTTGCTGAGCGCATGCGGAAGCAACGGCGGCAATACGGCCGCGAATAACAACACATCTTCGTCAGGCAACTCGGGCAGCAACGCAAAACCGGTTGAATTGAACTGGTACACAATCGGCACACCGCAAAAAGACGTCGACAAAGTCATGGAAGCGGTTAGCGAATACACGAAAGAAAAAATCGGCGCAACAGTAAAAATGACAATGATCGACTGGGGCGATTACAACCAGAAGATGCAGGTACTGACGGCTTCCGGCGCGGACATGGACATCATGTTCACCGCTGCATGGGCATTCGATTACGTGCAAAACGCGCGTAAAGGGGCTTTCGCTCCGATCGACGATCTGCTGACGCAATACGGCAAAGGCATTACCGATACGCTGAACCCTGCCTTCCTTAGCGGTTCCAAAGTCGACGGCAAAAACTACGGCGTACCGGCAAACAAAGAACTTCCGACATCCGAGGTATGGCGCTTCAACAAGAACATTCTTGACGAGAATAAGCTGAGCATCACGGACGTGCGTTCCCTGGAAAGCCTGGAGCCGCTGCTCAAGACAGTTAAACAAAACAACCCGGACGTGACTCCGCTGCAAGTGGACAAGACCTTCACGCCGTACATTCCATACGACTACCTGATCGAGAAATTCCCGCTGGCCGTGAAGCTCGACGACGCCAGCTACAAAATCGTAAACGTATTCGAAACGCCAGAAATGAAGCAAGCGCTCGAAACGATGCACAAATACTACCTGGCCGGCTACGTTCCGACGGAAGCCGCGACGCTGGAATCGTCCTCGGACGTGCAGGCGACGGGCAAATGGTTCGCCGACAAAGCGACAACGCAGCCGTTCGCGGACAACGTATGGTCGACCAGCTACGGCTATCCGATCGTATCGACGCCTATGAGCGACGCGCTGATCTACAACCAATCGGTTATGGGTTCCATGCAAGCGATCTCCGCGAACTCGAAGCATAAAGAGAAAGCGATGGAATTCCTGAACCTGCTGAACACCGATCCGGTTCTTCGCAACATGGTCGACTCCGGCATCGAAGGCACGCACTACAAAGTAACAGACGGCGACTACATGGAGAATCTTCCTGAGTCCAAGAACTACGACATGCCAACGTTCGCGCTTGGCAACATTATGATCACTCACCTGAACCCGGGCGATCCTGCAGACAAATGGGAGCAGTTCAAGAAATACAACGATGCAGGCAAACCTGCGGCTCTGCTCGGCTTCAACTTCGATCCGACGAAAGTGTCGAGCGAGATCGCAGCCGTGCAAAACGCGAAGGAATCCTTCTGGGCGCCGCTCATGACGGGTACCGTCGATCCGGAGAAATACTTGCCGCAAGCAATCAAGAAGCTGAACGACGCGGGTCTTGGCAAAATCATGGCCGAAGCGCAAACGCAGCTCGACGCTTGGAAAGCCGCTCAAGGCAAATAA
- a CDS encoding ABC transporter permease has product MKAFGRFFKDINRNKALLLMVLPATVWFLFFSYLPMLGTVISFKEYRVHGGFLSSIIHSRWVGFDNFKFLFSTNDAYVITRNTLLYNIVFIIIGLVLAVALAIVLSEIANKRLAKWYQTGMFLPYFLSWVIVGYFAYSFLSFDRGVMNKIVSAFGMDPQQWYSEPKYWPFIIVIVFLWKSLGYNSVVYLAAIMGIDKSLYEAAMIDGANKWQQIRNVTLPMLAPLMTILTLLAIGRIFYADFGLFYQVTRDSGTLYNVTNVIDTYVYRGLKTTGEIGMSTAAGLYQSFVGFALVITSNWIVRRFNKDNALF; this is encoded by the coding sequence ATGAAGGCCTTTGGGCGTTTCTTCAAAGACATCAACCGCAATAAAGCCCTGCTCCTGATGGTGCTTCCCGCAACCGTCTGGTTTCTTTTCTTCTCGTACCTGCCGATGCTCGGTACGGTCATTTCCTTCAAGGAATACCGCGTGCACGGCGGATTTCTATCCAGCATCATCCACAGCCGCTGGGTCGGCTTCGATAATTTCAAGTTCCTGTTCAGCACAAACGACGCGTACGTCATCACTCGCAATACTTTGCTGTACAATATCGTGTTCATTATCATTGGTCTAGTTCTGGCAGTGGCCTTGGCCATCGTCCTTTCCGAAATCGCAAACAAACGGCTGGCGAAATGGTACCAGACGGGCATGTTCCTGCCTTACTTCCTGTCCTGGGTCATCGTTGGTTATTTCGCATATAGCTTCCTCAGCTTCGACCGCGGCGTGATGAACAAGATCGTCTCGGCGTTCGGCATGGATCCGCAGCAATGGTATTCCGAGCCGAAATACTGGCCGTTCATCATCGTCATCGTGTTCCTATGGAAATCGCTCGGCTACAACAGCGTTGTCTATCTGGCCGCAATCATGGGCATCGACAAATCGCTGTACGAGGCGGCGATGATCGACGGCGCGAACAAATGGCAGCAGATCCGCAACGTTACGCTGCCGATGCTGGCGCCTCTCATGACCATTTTGACATTGCTGGCCATCGGCCGCATTTTCTACGCGGATTTCGGCTTGTTCTATCAAGTTACCCGCGATTCCGGCACGCTCTACAACGTCACGAACGTTATCGATACCTACGTGTACCGCGGTCTGAAGACGACCGGGGAGATCGGCATGAGCACAGCGGCCGGCCTGTACCAATCGTTCGTCGGCTTCGCGCTCGTCATCACGTCCAACTGGATCGTCCGTCGCTTCAATAAGGACAACGCGCTATTTTAG
- a CDS encoding alpha-mannosidase: MANADHRKTAHIISHTHWDREWYLPYEKHHVRLIALMDTLMDTLENDTEYRSFYLDGQTIIIEDYLQVRPDQRERLEKWIREGRIHIGPWYVLQDAFLTSSEANVRNLQIGHQDAAQYGTIAKVGYFPDTFGNIGQAPQLMKQAGIDNAVFGRGVKPTGFNNMVSDSAYESSFSELVWEGPDGSQVLGILFANWYSNGNEVPVDEAEAKEYWDRKLADAGKYASTGQLLFMNGCDHQPIQTDLAEAIRVARKLYPDTDFVHSNFPDYLASLKSSLENKQLSVVRGELRSQRTDGWSTLVNTASARVYLKQMNQVGQTILEKVAEPLASFAHMTGKAKYPHHLLKYAWKTLMQNHPHDSICGCSVDEVHREMVTRFDKSRHVAETIVDDSKHAVAGAVDTSAFAGCGQDALPLVAFNTTGWTRSGVVEIELDVARVYYREGIAPNDMMRMMKEISLEGRTLVDADGNAVEHTFEDLGLQFGYDLPDDKFRQPYWTRRVKLTFEATAVPALGLKTYAWVLGAASDAPSQSLVTGDRTLANENLSIEIAEDGTLAVTDIASGRTYRDLLIYEDAGDIGNEYMFKQPDGEPALTTKGLKAEIRVIEDNAYRASFEIVHHWSIPASADELFEQEKQEAVYYPERKAGRSTDYVPFTIRTVVSLERSGRGVGIRTTFNNQAKDHRVRALFPTDLAASVHRADAIFEVAVRDNDPAAEWENPSNAQHQQAFADVSDGTQGLTIANLGLNEYEVLRDGRNTIAVTLLRSVSELGDWGVFPTPEAQCLGEQTVELLILPHGGDGAATGAYASAYQFQAPWTIAQTGVHGGTLSPVHTFLAWEGEGIAFSSVKIAEATGDLMLRWFNMRPEAANLQAQPNVGSAAAAYASDVLEQAGERLQPSGEDANGSFAAELGPCEIYTVGIKAEQ; encoded by the coding sequence ATGGCGAACGCTGATCATAGAAAAACGGCGCATATCATCTCGCACACGCATTGGGACCGCGAATGGTATCTGCCTTACGAGAAACACCACGTGCGGCTTATCGCGCTTATGGATACGCTGATGGACACGCTGGAGAACGACACGGAATACCGCAGCTTTTATCTTGACGGACAGACGATCATTATCGAAGACTACCTGCAAGTTCGCCCGGACCAAAGGGAGCGCCTGGAGAAATGGATCCGCGAGGGCCGCATTCATATCGGTCCATGGTACGTGCTGCAGGATGCGTTCCTGACAAGCAGCGAAGCGAACGTCCGCAATCTGCAGATCGGGCATCAGGATGCCGCGCAGTACGGCACGATCGCGAAGGTCGGGTATTTCCCCGATACCTTCGGCAACATCGGCCAAGCGCCGCAGCTCATGAAGCAGGCGGGTATCGACAACGCGGTATTCGGCCGCGGCGTCAAGCCGACTGGCTTCAATAACATGGTTTCAGACTCCGCGTACGAGTCTTCCTTCTCGGAGCTCGTATGGGAAGGGCCGGACGGCTCGCAGGTGCTCGGCATTTTGTTTGCCAACTGGTACAGCAACGGCAACGAGGTTCCCGTGGATGAAGCGGAAGCCAAGGAATACTGGGACCGCAAACTGGCCGATGCGGGCAAATACGCATCGACGGGGCAGCTGCTCTTCATGAACGGCTGCGATCATCAGCCGATCCAGACGGATCTGGCCGAAGCCATTCGCGTTGCTCGCAAGCTATACCCGGATACGGATTTCGTTCATTCGAATTTCCCGGATTATCTGGCGTCGCTGAAGTCGTCGCTCGAAAACAAGCAACTGTCGGTTGTGCGCGGCGAGCTGCGCAGCCAGCGGACGGACGGCTGGTCGACGCTCGTGAATACGGCGTCCGCCCGCGTCTACCTGAAACAGATGAACCAGGTTGGCCAGACGATCCTCGAGAAGGTCGCCGAGCCGCTCGCCTCGTTCGCGCATATGACGGGCAAGGCCAAGTATCCGCATCATCTGCTGAAGTACGCTTGGAAAACGCTCATGCAGAACCATCCGCACGACAGCATCTGCGGCTGCAGCGTCGACGAGGTGCACCGCGAAATGGTCACCCGGTTCGATAAGAGCCGCCATGTGGCGGAGACGATCGTCGACGATAGCAAGCATGCGGTTGCCGGCGCCGTCGATACGAGCGCGTTCGCGGGCTGCGGCCAGGATGCGCTGCCGCTTGTCGCGTTTAATACGACGGGATGGACGCGAAGCGGCGTCGTGGAAATCGAGCTGGACGTTGCGCGCGTGTATTACCGCGAAGGCATTGCCCCGAATGACATGATGCGCATGATGAAGGAAATTTCTCTCGAGGGCCGCACGCTTGTGGATGCGGACGGCAATGCCGTCGAGCATACATTCGAGGATCTAGGCTTGCAGTTCGGCTACGACCTGCCGGATGACAAATTCCGTCAGCCGTATTGGACGCGCCGCGTGAAGCTGACGTTCGAAGCGACCGCCGTGCCGGCGCTTGGCTTGAAAACTTACGCTTGGGTGCTCGGAGCCGCAAGCGACGCTCCGTCGCAGTCGCTCGTGACCGGTGACCGTACGCTTGCGAACGAAAACCTGAGCATCGAGATCGCCGAGGACGGAACCTTGGCGGTAACGGATATCGCCAGCGGACGCACGTACCGCGATCTGCTCATCTATGAAGATGCCGGAGATATCGGCAACGAGTACATGTTCAAGCAGCCGGACGGCGAGCCGGCGCTCACGACTAAGGGTCTTAAAGCCGAAATCCGCGTCATCGAAGACAACGCGTACCGCGCATCGTTCGAGATCGTGCATCATTGGTCGATCCCGGCATCCGCCGACGAGCTGTTCGAGCAGGAGAAGCAGGAAGCCGTTTATTATCCCGAGCGCAAAGCCGGCCGTTCGACGGACTACGTGCCGTTCACGATCCGAACCGTTGTCAGCCTGGAGCGCTCCGGGCGCGGCGTAGGCATCCGTACGACGTTTAATAACCAAGCGAAGGACCATCGCGTACGCGCCTTGTTCCCGACAGACTTGGCCGCGTCCGTCCACCGGGCCGACGCGATCTTCGAAGTGGCGGTTCGGGACAACGACCCGGCCGCCGAATGGGAGAACCCAAGCAACGCGCAGCATCAGCAAGCTTTTGCCGATGTCAGCGACGGCACGCAGGGCCTCACCATCGCGAACCTTGGCTTAAACGAATACGAAGTGCTGCGCGACGGCCGCAATACGATTGCCGTTACGCTGCTTCGCTCCGTCTCCGAACTGGGCGACTGGGGCGTCTTCCCGACGCCGGAAGCGCAATGCCTCGGCGAGCAAACGGTCGAGCTTTTGATCCTTCCGCATGGCGGCGACGGCGCGGCAACGGGCGCGTATGCGTCCGCGTATCAGTTCCAAGCGCCGTGGACCATCGCGCAAACCGGCGTGCACGGCGGAACGCTTTCGCCGGTGCACACGTTCCTGGCATGGGAAGGCGAAGGCATCGCGTTCTCCTCGGTTAAGATTGCGGAAGCAACGGGCGACCTCATGCTGCGCTGGTTCAACATGCGGCCGGAAGCAGCGAATCTGCAGGCGCAGCCGAACGTCGGCTCTGCCGCGGCGGCTTACGCGAGCGATGTGCTTGAGCAGGCGGGCGAACGCCTGCAGCCGTCCGGCGAAGACGCGAACGGCTCGTTCGCGGCGGAACTCGGACCGTGCGAGATCTATACGGTAGGCATCAAGGCAGAGCAATAA
- a CDS encoding carbohydrate ABC transporter permease, with protein sequence MASLRKTKDFHRLTPAWNVIFNLIAGLFALACVFPFLLVMVISFTDEKTLALDGYSLFPKKWSTDAYSYLFKAGDQLLRSYGVTILVTVVGTVISLIFISLFAYAISRKGFKYRKFFSFLAFFTMLFNGGLVPTYIVTTKLLGLGNSLWALILPLAVNAFYIMIMRTFFSTMIPDAIIESGKIDGAGEFGIFFRLIVPLALPGLATIALFNVLGYWNDWFNALLYIENPDLVPLQSMLMRIENSMQFILANSNNASLGTSVLQSMPQDTSRMAMVVLATGPIVLAYPFFQRYFVQGLTVGAVKE encoded by the coding sequence ATGGCATCCCTTAGGAAAACCAAGGACTTTCACCGGCTGACGCCGGCCTGGAACGTCATCTTCAACCTCATTGCCGGACTGTTCGCGCTGGCTTGCGTGTTTCCGTTCCTGCTCGTCATGGTCATCTCTTTCACGGACGAGAAGACTCTTGCGCTGGACGGATACTCGTTGTTTCCGAAAAAATGGAGCACCGACGCCTACAGCTACCTGTTTAAGGCGGGCGACCAACTATTGCGCTCCTACGGCGTAACGATTCTCGTTACGGTTGTCGGCACGGTGATCAGTTTGATCTTCATCTCGCTCTTCGCGTACGCGATTTCCCGCAAAGGGTTCAAATACCGTAAATTTTTCTCGTTCCTTGCCTTCTTCACGATGCTGTTCAACGGCGGACTCGTGCCGACCTACATCGTGACGACGAAGCTGCTCGGCCTCGGGAATTCCCTGTGGGCGCTTATTCTGCCGCTCGCGGTTAATGCCTTCTACATCATGATCATGCGTACGTTCTTCTCGACCATGATCCCGGACGCAATCATCGAATCCGGCAAGATCGACGGCGCAGGAGAGTTCGGCATCTTCTTCCGGCTCATCGTTCCGCTCGCTCTGCCGGGTCTCGCGACAATCGCGCTGTTCAACGTGCTCGGCTACTGGAACGACTGGTTCAACGCCCTGCTGTACATCGAGAACCCCGACCTGGTGCCGCTGCAATCGATGCTGATGCGGATCGAGAACAGCATGCAGTTCATTCTCGCCAACAGCAACAATGCATCCTTGGGGACTTCCGTGCTGCAGTCGATGCCGCAGGATACGTCGCGGATGGCGATGGTCGTGCTCGCGACAGGGCCGATCGTGCTCGCTTATCCTTTCTTCCAGCGCTATTTCGTGCAAGGCCTGACTGTTGGCGCCGTGAAGGAGTAA
- a CDS encoding glycoside hydrolase family 125 protein — protein MEQFRLPKIEMPHLPLPQSVQAVLAEAETRLAHRPKLLQLFKNCFPNTLETTTKLLNDGTTFVITGDIPAMWLRDSVEQVMHYVPFAKDDADLQRIIGGLIKLHMRNIVIDPYANAFNEMANDWHWNTDDKTDMSPWVWERKFELDSICFSMRLAFAYWKETGRADIFDADFKVAMRAAVDLWKREQHHFERSPYRFERDNGIMTDSLMNDGIGMPVNYTGMIWSGFRPSDDACDFHYNIPDNMFAVVTLRQMREIAEFVFRDLSFEKEMAQLEREINHGIQLYGIYRHPEFGPIYAYETDGFGNYCLMDDAGTPGLISIPYLGYVDGDDPIYQNTRRFALSKENPFYYEGTAAKGIGSPHTPPGYIWHMALSMQGLTAKTDEEMLDMIAVLEATDADTGFMHEGFHSDDPAVFTRKWFAWSNSLFSQLVYKAMKAGLLDA, from the coding sequence ATGGAACAATTCAGATTGCCGAAAATTGAAATGCCGCACCTGCCGCTGCCGCAATCCGTGCAGGCCGTGCTGGCGGAGGCGGAGACGCGCCTCGCGCACCGTCCGAAGCTGCTGCAGCTGTTCAAGAACTGTTTCCCGAATACGCTGGAAACGACGACTAAGCTGCTGAACGACGGCACGACTTTTGTCATTACGGGAGATATCCCCGCGATGTGGCTGCGCGATTCCGTCGAGCAGGTTATGCACTACGTACCGTTCGCCAAGGACGACGCCGACCTGCAGCGCATTATCGGCGGCTTGATCAAGCTGCACATGCGCAACATCGTCATCGATCCGTACGCAAACGCGTTTAACGAGATGGCGAACGACTGGCACTGGAACACCGACGACAAGACGGATATGTCCCCTTGGGTATGGGAACGCAAATTCGAGCTCGACTCCATCTGCTTCTCGATGCGCCTTGCGTTCGCCTACTGGAAGGAAACTGGCCGCGCCGACATCTTTGACGCGGACTTCAAGGTTGCCATGCGTGCCGCGGTTGACCTGTGGAAGCGGGAGCAGCACCATTTCGAGCGTTCGCCGTACCGCTTCGAGCGGGACAACGGCATCATGACCGACTCGCTCATGAACGATGGCATCGGCATGCCGGTCAACTACACGGGCATGATCTGGTCCGGCTTCCGTCCGAGCGACGACGCCTGCGATTTCCATTACAACATCCCGGACAACATGTTCGCGGTCGTCACGCTGCGCCAGATGCGCGAAATTGCCGAATTCGTCTTCCGCGACCTGTCGTTCGAGAAGGAAATGGCGCAGCTGGAGCGCGAGATCAATCACGGCATCCAACTCTACGGCATCTACCGGCATCCGGAGTTCGGTCCGATCTACGCGTACGAGACGGATGGCTTCGGCAACTACTGCCTGATGGACGACGCAGGCACGCCGGGCTTGATCTCAATTCCGTATCTCGGCTATGTGGACGGAGACGATCCGATCTACCAGAATACGCGCCGTTTCGCGCTGAGCAAGGAAAACCCGTTCTATTACGAAGGCACGGCCGCCAAAGGCATCGGCAGCCCGCATACGCCGCCGGGGTATATCTGGCATATGGCCTTGTCCATGCAAGGGCTGACGGCCAAGACGGACGAGGAAATGCTGGATATGATCGCGGTTTTGGAAGCGACGGACGCCGACACCGGCTTCATGCATGAAGGCTTCCATTCGGACGATCCTGCCGTATTCACGCGCAAATGGTTCGCCTGGTCCAACAGCTTGTTCTCTCAGTTGGTCTATAAAGCGATGAAAGCGGGACTCCTCGATGCTTAA
- a CDS encoding beta-galactosidase translates to MLNSTIIFYDGAFPGASAIDGAELEQLRGVGEVHGADALAARLEGAEGGVFVSLHAPYFPVDAWEALLGFLKRGGGLISMGGAPFRVPVRKEAGEWLAETEQTAYHRQLRVHEMLPVKAEPVLKLAALEEIPLFEGREALLDVADTWNLVPHVTKSSDLPLQMGSAGPMDAHIYPVLKGISAEGREVAAPAVLWENTKGDFAGGRWLFVNLPIGADFFARGGAEALEAWAAFCAAGVTELWLKPAYASYELHERPLLTLQAQKLGRGAVGKTNWSFDVKVRRAEGSGDVSTYRHEAEIGPGLELKRIPLLGDIQAGYYLVDCVAKSSDGETRLLRQGFWGMDADLLNTGGLLARGRDYFEKDGRPMPVVGMTYMTSDVARKFLFLPNVSVWDRDMAQMRKAGINWIRTGIWTAYRNIMQVDGHASEEVLRSIDAFFMTAKRHGLQVTFTFFSFTPETWEGTNPYLDPRSVEAQKRFIRSIVSRHRETTNVDWDLINEPSMFDPPRIFSDGPRSSRDRFEKAAYAEWLAERHGSIEKLQGRWGMTPGELPDFASAVIPEPEDINFDVQDMHQGKRGTRWLDYALFSMDMHNRWAKQLVDAIKESNPSQLVTVGQDEALGAQRPSPFFYGEAVDYTTVHSWWLNDHLLWDGIFAKTADKPNVVQETGIMYVETPAGFAKRSEEELRAMLERKYAYAFAAGGAGAVQWIWNTNFYMDNANESHIGALRADGTEKPEADVSYRFGSFMERIRDLFRDRELEEVAAVFPYSNDFSNRKLAFDATTRLTRVLGYELKTPFRGVSEYHMDALEAAPAKLIIVPSAHNFADEAFTRLLDIVDRTAATLLFTGPLGLDAYWREADRLSDTFGQRKPANVVREERLAIGDKAYPVSYGHRRIAEVFKEAGYGSAAGADQVMEAAYGQGRLIWCPLPVELNERAEPVAALYAHALEASGARREIEWLRGGDLAGVYGRSLQFKDGELFVFVSEYAHDAHIEVKSAATGTRYSFVLERERAVLFAVDRTGRVTEVYRPDEVEVLAQPAE, encoded by the coding sequence ATGCTTAATTCGACGATTATTTTCTATGATGGCGCCTTTCCGGGCGCCTCTGCCATTGACGGAGCGGAACTGGAACAGCTGCGGGGCGTCGGCGAGGTACACGGCGCCGATGCGCTGGCGGCAAGGCTGGAAGGGGCGGAAGGCGGCGTATTCGTGTCGCTGCACGCGCCTTATTTCCCGGTTGATGCATGGGAAGCGCTGCTCGGGTTTTTGAAACGGGGCGGCGGATTGATCAGCATGGGCGGCGCGCCGTTCCGCGTGCCGGTCCGCAAAGAAGCGGGCGAATGGCTTGCAGAGACGGAGCAAACCGCGTATCACCGGCAGCTGCGCGTTCACGAGATGCTGCCTGTAAAGGCGGAGCCCGTCCTGAAGCTGGCCGCTCTCGAAGAAATCCCTCTATTCGAGGGCAGAGAGGCGCTGCTTGACGTCGCCGATACGTGGAACCTCGTGCCGCATGTGACCAAATCAAGCGATCTGCCGCTGCAAATGGGGTCGGCGGGTCCGATGGACGCGCATATTTACCCCGTGCTGAAGGGCATCTCCGCCGAAGGGCGGGAAGTTGCCGCACCGGCCGTGCTGTGGGAGAACACGAAAGGCGATTTCGCCGGCGGACGATGGCTTTTCGTCAACCTGCCGATTGGCGCGGATTTCTTCGCGCGCGGCGGAGCCGAGGCGCTAGAGGCGTGGGCGGCGTTCTGCGCGGCCGGCGTAACCGAGCTGTGGCTGAAGCCGGCATATGCTTCCTACGAGCTGCATGAGCGGCCGTTGCTGACGCTCCAGGCGCAGAAGCTGGGCCGCGGTGCCGTAGGCAAGACGAACTGGTCGTTCGACGTTAAAGTCCGCCGCGCGGAAGGATCGGGCGACGTGTCCACCTACCGCCACGAAGCAGAAATCGGCCCCGGGCTGGAGCTGAAGCGCATTCCGCTGCTTGGCGACATCCAAGCGGGTTATTATCTTGTGGATTGCGTTGCCAAGTCCTCGGACGGCGAGACGCGCCTGCTTCGCCAAGGCTTCTGGGGCATGGACGCCGATTTGCTGAACACCGGCGGGCTGCTCGCGCGCGGCCGGGATTATTTCGAGAAGGATGGCCGGCCGATGCCTGTCGTCGGCATGACGTACATGACCTCGGACGTAGCGCGCAAGTTCCTGTTCCTGCCGAACGTATCGGTATGGGATCGCGATATGGCGCAGATGCGCAAAGCGGGCATTAACTGGATCCGCACCGGCATCTGGACGGCATACCGCAATATCATGCAGGTGGACGGGCATGCGTCCGAAGAAGTGCTGCGCTCGATCGACGCGTTCTTCATGACCGCGAAACGGCATGGCCTGCAAGTGACGTTTACGTTCTTCTCCTTTACGCCGGAGACGTGGGAAGGCACGAACCCGTACCTCGATCCGCGCAGCGTGGAAGCGCAGAAGCGGTTCATCCGTTCCATCGTCAGCCGTCACCGCGAGACGACAAACGTCGATTGGGACCTGATCAACGAGCCGTCGATGTTCGATCCGCCGCGGATCTTCTCCGACGGTCCGCGCTCGAGCCGCGACCGGTTCGAGAAGGCGGCTTACGCGGAATGGCTGGCTGAGCGACACGGTTCAATCGAAAAGCTGCAGGGGCGCTGGGGCATGACCCCGGGCGAGCTGCCGGATTTCGCGTCCGCTGTTATACCTGAGCCGGAGGACATCAACTTCGACGTGCAGGACATGCATCAAGGCAAAAGAGGTACGCGTTGGCTGGATTACGCGCTGTTCTCCATGGATATGCACAACCGCTGGGCGAAGCAGCTCGTCGATGCGATCAAGGAAAGCAATCCGTCGCAGCTCGTGACGGTCGGCCAGGACGAAGCGCTTGGCGCGCAGCGGCCTTCGCCGTTCTTTTACGGGGAAGCGGTTGATTACACGACCGTGCATTCCTGGTGGCTGAACGACCATCTGTTGTGGGATGGCATCTTTGCAAAGACGGCCGACAAGCCAAACGTCGTGCAGGAGACGGGGATCATGTACGTGGAAACGCCGGCCGGATTCGCCAAGCGGTCCGAGGAAGAATTGCGGGCGATGCTGGAGCGCAAGTACGCGTATGCCTTCGCGGCAGGCGGGGCTGGCGCCGTGCAGTGGATCTGGAACACCAACTTCTACATGGACAACGCGAATGAATCCCATATCGGCGCGCTGCGGGCTGACGGAACCGAGAAGCCGGAGGCGGACGTCTCCTACCGGTTCGGCAGCTTCATGGAACGGATCCGCGATCTGTTCCGGGACCGCGAGCTGGAAGAGGTCGCTGCCGTATTCCCTTACTCCAACGACTTCTCCAACCGCAAGCTGGCATTCGACGCGACGACGCGCCTGACGCGCGTGCTCGGCTACGAGCTTAAGACGCCGTTCCGCGGCGTGTCTGAATACCATATGGACGCGCTGGAGGCGGCGCCGGCCAAGCTGATCATCGTGCCGTCCGCGCATAACTTCGCCGACGAGGCGTTCACGCGACTGCTGGACATCGTGGACCGGACGGCTGCCACTCTCTTGTTCACGGGCCCGCTTGGGCTCGACGCTTACTGGCGGGAAGCAGACCGGCTGTCGGATACGTTCGGTCAGCGGAAGCCGGCCAACGTCGTTCGGGAAGAACGGCTCGCGATCGGGGACAAGGCGTATCCGGTATCGTACGGTCACCGGAGAATCGCCGAAGTGTTCAAGGAAGCCGGTTACGGCTCCGCTGCGGGAGCGGACCAGGTAATGGAGGCCGCTTACGGGCAAGGACGCCTGATCTGGTGTCCGCTGCCGGTGGAGCTGAACGAACGCGCCGAGCCGGTCGCGGCGCTTTATGCGCACGCGCTGGAGGCATCCGGCGCTCGCCGCGAAATCGAATGGCTGAGGGGCGGCGACCTGGCCGGCGTGTACGGCCGGAGCCTGCAATTCAAGGACGGCGAACTCTTCGTGTTCGTGTCCGAGTACGCGCATGACGCGCATATTGAAGTGAAGTCCGCCGCGACGGGAACGAGGTATTCGTTCGTTCTGGAACGGGAGCGAGCGGTGTTGTTTGCCGTCGACAGGACCGGCCGCGTAACGGAGGTTTATCGCCCGGACGAAGTGGAAGTGCTGGCGCAGCCGGCAGAATAA